One region of Gossypium raimondii isolate GPD5lz chromosome 6, ASM2569854v1, whole genome shotgun sequence genomic DNA includes:
- the LOC105771965 gene encoding uncharacterized protein LOC105771965, which translates to MDEFDDITFYYLPRDENQMADALASLASMIQVNKLEVMNPIQMIIYETLAHCNSIEEEGKDDHPWYQNILQYVKNREYPDQATETDKRTLRRIAIEYVLDGDVLYKRGKDQVLLRCVDAVKAKKIIEEVHEGICGTHANVLQWLDRS; encoded by the coding sequence ATGGatgagtttgatgacatcactttCTACTACCTCCCACGAGACGAaaaccagatggctgatgcATTGGCTAGTCTAGCATCGATGATTCAGGTGAACAAGTTAGAGGTAATGAATCCTATTCAGATGATCATCTATGAGACTCTGGCTCATTGCAACAGTATTGAGGAGGAGGGAAAAGATGATCATCCTTGGTATCAGAATATCCTGCAATATGTGAAGAACCGGGAGTATCCTGATCAAGCGACAGAGACTGACAAGAGAACACTGAGAAGAATAGCCATTgaatatgtcttagatggggatgTACTATACAAAAGAGGGAAGGATCAAGTGctgttaagatgtgtggatgctGTGAAGGCTAAAAAGATCATAGAAGAAGTTCATGAGGGCATTTGCGGAACTCATGCAAATGTTTTACAatggctagacagatcatga